Proteins co-encoded in one Carcharodon carcharias isolate sCarCar2 chromosome 7, sCarCar2.pri, whole genome shotgun sequence genomic window:
- the irx6a gene encoding iroquois-class homeodomain protein IRX-6a isoform X4 — MYSSSPYASAASQGYGNYLTYSTDPPALYSSLNSQYEIKDGTGSLHSGIAPPTAYYPYDHSLGQYQYDRCGTMDFNSSTRRKNATRETTSTLKTWLFEHRKNPYPTKGEKIMLAIITKMTLTQVSTWFANARRRLKKENKMTWSPRNKGGDEKKEEGEKKDGEEYGADSTRKDEKEYRDDKELRLSDLDDLEDDESGKLESDQEKASSEITPRRSLVEAEESNCNVSPQSSQHTFSCPTNNSTLRPDFLETRTNKPSVSVASNNLPQRFGAAEKPRIWSLAHTAASSTLTGCQSGQSRTVRYCAEVRPSQGTVNQVDDIISLRDSSQAARILRTSAFNLQTLVATGQLHCASYPALDNCQYTSGTEGFLRNVKPDMGAADIAETCLLHQEEKVRTAFRPVLKRFV, encoded by the exons ATGTACAGCAGCTCTCCCTATGCAAGTGCAGCCAGCCAAGGCTATGGGAACTACCTTACATACAGCACAGATCCTCCTGCTCTGTACTCCTCACTG AATTCGCAATACGAAATTAAAGATGGCACTGGAAGTTTACACTCAGGAATTGCTCCGCCAACTGCCTACTACCCGTACGATCACTCCTTGGGGCAATACCAGTATGACAG ATGCGGCACCATGGACTTCAACAGCAGTACCCGACGTAAAAATGCGACCCGAGAAACCACAAGCACTCTGAAGACCTGGCTGTTCGAGCACAGGAAGAACCCTTACCCCACCAAGGGTGAGAAGATCATGCTGGCTATCATCACCAAAATGACTCTGACTCAAGTGTCCACCTGGTTTGCAAACGCAAGGAGGAGATTGAAGAAAGAGAATAAAATGACCTGGTCACCCAGAAACAAAGGAGGGGATGAGAAGAAAGAGGAGGGCGAGAAGAAGGACGGGGAGGAATATGGCGCGGATAGTACGCGTAAAG ATGAGAAAGAATACAGAGATGACAAAGAGTTGAGGCTGAGTGATCTGGACGATTTGGAAGATGATGAGTCGGGGAAGCTTGAAAGCGACCAAGAAAAGGCATCAAGTGAGATCACCCCAAGGCGAAGTCTGGTGGAGGCTGAGGAAAGTAACTGCAATGTGTCGCCTCAAAGCAGTCAGCACACCTTCTCCTGCCCGACAAACAACTCCACCCTTAGGCCAGACTTTCTCGAAACGAGAACGAATAAGCCATCTGTTTCAGTAGCGAGCAACAATCTCCCGCAGCGCTTTGGGGCAGCAGAGAAGCCGAGGATTTGGTCTCTGGCGCACACGGCAGCCTCCAGTACTCTGACGGGCTGTCAGAGTGGCCAGTCCCGGACAGTGAGGTACTGCGCCGAGGTGAGGCCGTCCCAAGGCACGGTGAACCAAGTAGATGATATCATTTCTCTCCGAGACTCTTCACAGGCAGCCCGCATTCTGAGAACTTCTGCGTTCAATTTGCAAACGCTTGTAGCCACTGGTCAGCTGCACTGTGCTTCTTATCCTGCACTAGACAACTGCCAGTATACATCAGGGACTGAAG GATTTTTGAGAAACGTGAAACCTGATATGGGAGCGGCAGATATCGCCGAAACGTGTCTACTTCACCAAGAAGAGAAAGTGAGGACAGCCTTCAGACCTGTGCTGAAGAG GTTTGTTTAA
- the irx6a gene encoding iroquois-class homeodomain protein IRX-6a isoform X3 has translation MQFFVSASPSTTCCEAGSRSVSEGSAGPAQAAICCPSYDNRLLANARTEINAAAAALGMYSSSPYASAASQGYGNYLTYSTDPPALYSSLNSQYEIKDGTGSLHSGIAPPTAYYPYDHSLGQYQYDRCGTMDFNSSTRRKNATRETTSTLKTWLFEHRKNPYPTKGEKIMLAIITKMTLTQVSTWFANARRRLKKENKMTWSPRNKGGDEKKEEGEKKDGEEYGADSTRKDEKEYRDDKELRLSDLDDLEDDESGKLESDQEKASSEITPRRSLVEAEESNCNVSPQSSQHTFSCPTNNSTLRPDFLETRTNKPSVSVASNNLPQRFGAAEKPRIWSLAHTAASSTLTGCQSGQSRTVRYCAEVRPSQGTVNQVDDIISLRDSSQAARILRTSAFNLQTLVATGQLHCASYPALDNCQYTSGTEGFLRNVKPDMGAADIAETCLLHQEEKVRTAFRPVLKRFV, from the exons ATGCAG TTTTTCGTGTCAGCCAGTCCCAGCACGACGTGTTGTGAAGCCGGCTCCAGGTCTGTGTCTGAGGGCTCCGCCGGGCCGGCCCAGGCTGCTATTTGTTGCCCTTCCTATGATAACAGACTGCTGGCCAACGCCAGGACCGAGATTAACGCAGCTGCCGCGGCGCTGGGCATGTACAGCAGCTCTCCCTATGCAAGTGCAGCCAGCCAAGGCTATGGGAACTACCTTACATACAGCACAGATCCTCCTGCTCTGTACTCCTCACTG AATTCGCAATACGAAATTAAAGATGGCACTGGAAGTTTACACTCAGGAATTGCTCCGCCAACTGCCTACTACCCGTACGATCACTCCTTGGGGCAATACCAGTATGACAG ATGCGGCACCATGGACTTCAACAGCAGTACCCGACGTAAAAATGCGACCCGAGAAACCACAAGCACTCTGAAGACCTGGCTGTTCGAGCACAGGAAGAACCCTTACCCCACCAAGGGTGAGAAGATCATGCTGGCTATCATCACCAAAATGACTCTGACTCAAGTGTCCACCTGGTTTGCAAACGCAAGGAGGAGATTGAAGAAAGAGAATAAAATGACCTGGTCACCCAGAAACAAAGGAGGGGATGAGAAGAAAGAGGAGGGCGAGAAGAAGGACGGGGAGGAATATGGCGCGGATAGTACGCGTAAAG ATGAGAAAGAATACAGAGATGACAAAGAGTTGAGGCTGAGTGATCTGGACGATTTGGAAGATGATGAGTCGGGGAAGCTTGAAAGCGACCAAGAAAAGGCATCAAGTGAGATCACCCCAAGGCGAAGTCTGGTGGAGGCTGAGGAAAGTAACTGCAATGTGTCGCCTCAAAGCAGTCAGCACACCTTCTCCTGCCCGACAAACAACTCCACCCTTAGGCCAGACTTTCTCGAAACGAGAACGAATAAGCCATCTGTTTCAGTAGCGAGCAACAATCTCCCGCAGCGCTTTGGGGCAGCAGAGAAGCCGAGGATTTGGTCTCTGGCGCACACGGCAGCCTCCAGTACTCTGACGGGCTGTCAGAGTGGCCAGTCCCGGACAGTGAGGTACTGCGCCGAGGTGAGGCCGTCCCAAGGCACGGTGAACCAAGTAGATGATATCATTTCTCTCCGAGACTCTTCACAGGCAGCCCGCATTCTGAGAACTTCTGCGTTCAATTTGCAAACGCTTGTAGCCACTGGTCAGCTGCACTGTGCTTCTTATCCTGCACTAGACAACTGCCAGTATACATCAGGGACTGAAG GATTTTTGAGAAACGTGAAACCTGATATGGGAGCGGCAGATATCGCCGAAACGTGTCTACTTCACCAAGAAGAGAAAGTGAGGACAGCCTTCAGACCTGTGCTGAAGAG GTTTGTTTAA
- the irx6a gene encoding iroquois-class homeodomain protein IRX-6a isoform X1 → MVTKRAGMSFSQFGYPYSTTSQFFVSASPSTTCCEAGSRSVSEGSAGPAQAAICCPSYDNRLLANARTEINAAAAALGMYSSSPYASAASQGYGNYLTYSTDPPALYSSLNSQYEIKDGTGSLHSGIAPPTAYYPYDHSLGQYQYDRCGTMDFNSSTRRKNATRETTSTLKTWLFEHRKNPYPTKGEKIMLAIITKMTLTQVSTWFANARRRLKKENKMTWSPRNKGGDEKKEEGEKKDGEEYGADSTRKDEKEYRDDKELRLSDLDDLEDDESGKLESDQEKASSEITPRRSLVEAEESNCNVSPQSSQHTFSCPTNNSTLRPDFLETRTNKPSVSVASNNLPQRFGAAEKPRIWSLAHTAASSTLTGCQSGQSRTVRYCAEVRPSQGTVNQVDDIISLRDSSQAARILRTSAFNLQTLVATGQLHCASYPALDNCQYTSGTEGFLRNVKPDMGAADIAETCLLHQEEKVRTAFRPVLKRFV, encoded by the exons ATGGTAACAAAACGAGCGGGGATGTCGTTCTCACAATTCGGATACCCTTACAGCACAACTTCACAG TTTTTCGTGTCAGCCAGTCCCAGCACGACGTGTTGTGAAGCCGGCTCCAGGTCTGTGTCTGAGGGCTCCGCCGGGCCGGCCCAGGCTGCTATTTGTTGCCCTTCCTATGATAACAGACTGCTGGCCAACGCCAGGACCGAGATTAACGCAGCTGCCGCGGCGCTGGGCATGTACAGCAGCTCTCCCTATGCAAGTGCAGCCAGCCAAGGCTATGGGAACTACCTTACATACAGCACAGATCCTCCTGCTCTGTACTCCTCACTG AATTCGCAATACGAAATTAAAGATGGCACTGGAAGTTTACACTCAGGAATTGCTCCGCCAACTGCCTACTACCCGTACGATCACTCCTTGGGGCAATACCAGTATGACAG ATGCGGCACCATGGACTTCAACAGCAGTACCCGACGTAAAAATGCGACCCGAGAAACCACAAGCACTCTGAAGACCTGGCTGTTCGAGCACAGGAAGAACCCTTACCCCACCAAGGGTGAGAAGATCATGCTGGCTATCATCACCAAAATGACTCTGACTCAAGTGTCCACCTGGTTTGCAAACGCAAGGAGGAGATTGAAGAAAGAGAATAAAATGACCTGGTCACCCAGAAACAAAGGAGGGGATGAGAAGAAAGAGGAGGGCGAGAAGAAGGACGGGGAGGAATATGGCGCGGATAGTACGCGTAAAG ATGAGAAAGAATACAGAGATGACAAAGAGTTGAGGCTGAGTGATCTGGACGATTTGGAAGATGATGAGTCGGGGAAGCTTGAAAGCGACCAAGAAAAGGCATCAAGTGAGATCACCCCAAGGCGAAGTCTGGTGGAGGCTGAGGAAAGTAACTGCAATGTGTCGCCTCAAAGCAGTCAGCACACCTTCTCCTGCCCGACAAACAACTCCACCCTTAGGCCAGACTTTCTCGAAACGAGAACGAATAAGCCATCTGTTTCAGTAGCGAGCAACAATCTCCCGCAGCGCTTTGGGGCAGCAGAGAAGCCGAGGATTTGGTCTCTGGCGCACACGGCAGCCTCCAGTACTCTGACGGGCTGTCAGAGTGGCCAGTCCCGGACAGTGAGGTACTGCGCCGAGGTGAGGCCGTCCCAAGGCACGGTGAACCAAGTAGATGATATCATTTCTCTCCGAGACTCTTCACAGGCAGCCCGCATTCTGAGAACTTCTGCGTTCAATTTGCAAACGCTTGTAGCCACTGGTCAGCTGCACTGTGCTTCTTATCCTGCACTAGACAACTGCCAGTATACATCAGGGACTGAAG GATTTTTGAGAAACGTGAAACCTGATATGGGAGCGGCAGATATCGCCGAAACGTGTCTACTTCACCAAGAAGAGAAAGTGAGGACAGCCTTCAGACCTGTGCTGAAGAG GTTTGTTTAA
- the irx6a gene encoding iroquois-class homeodomain protein IRX-6a isoform X2, translating to MVTKRAGMSFSQFGYPYSTTSQFFVSASPSTTCCEAGSRSVSEGSAGPAQAAICCPSYDNRLLANARTEINAAAAALGMYSSSPYASAASQGYGNYLTYSTDPPALYSSLNSQYEIKDGTGSLHSGIAPPTAYYPYDHSLGQYQYDRCGTMDFNSSTRRKNATRETTSTLKTWLFEHRKNPYPTKGEKIMLAIITKMTLTQVSTWFANARRRLKKENKMTWSPRNKGGDEKKEEGEKKDGEEYGADSTRKDEKEYRDDKELRLSDLDDLEDDESGKLESDQEKASSEITPRRSLVEAEESNCNVSPQSSQHTFSCPTNNSTLRPDFLETRTNKPSVSVASNNLPQRFGAAEKPRIWSLAHTAASSTLTGCQSGQSRTVRYCAEVRPSQGTVNQVDDIISLRDSSQAARILRTSAFNLQTLVATGQLHCASYPALDNCQYTSGTEGFLRNVKPDMGAADIAETCLLHQEEKVRTAFRPVLKR from the exons ATGGTAACAAAACGAGCGGGGATGTCGTTCTCACAATTCGGATACCCTTACAGCACAACTTCACAG TTTTTCGTGTCAGCCAGTCCCAGCACGACGTGTTGTGAAGCCGGCTCCAGGTCTGTGTCTGAGGGCTCCGCCGGGCCGGCCCAGGCTGCTATTTGTTGCCCTTCCTATGATAACAGACTGCTGGCCAACGCCAGGACCGAGATTAACGCAGCTGCCGCGGCGCTGGGCATGTACAGCAGCTCTCCCTATGCAAGTGCAGCCAGCCAAGGCTATGGGAACTACCTTACATACAGCACAGATCCTCCTGCTCTGTACTCCTCACTG AATTCGCAATACGAAATTAAAGATGGCACTGGAAGTTTACACTCAGGAATTGCTCCGCCAACTGCCTACTACCCGTACGATCACTCCTTGGGGCAATACCAGTATGACAG ATGCGGCACCATGGACTTCAACAGCAGTACCCGACGTAAAAATGCGACCCGAGAAACCACAAGCACTCTGAAGACCTGGCTGTTCGAGCACAGGAAGAACCCTTACCCCACCAAGGGTGAGAAGATCATGCTGGCTATCATCACCAAAATGACTCTGACTCAAGTGTCCACCTGGTTTGCAAACGCAAGGAGGAGATTGAAGAAAGAGAATAAAATGACCTGGTCACCCAGAAACAAAGGAGGGGATGAGAAGAAAGAGGAGGGCGAGAAGAAGGACGGGGAGGAATATGGCGCGGATAGTACGCGTAAAG ATGAGAAAGAATACAGAGATGACAAAGAGTTGAGGCTGAGTGATCTGGACGATTTGGAAGATGATGAGTCGGGGAAGCTTGAAAGCGACCAAGAAAAGGCATCAAGTGAGATCACCCCAAGGCGAAGTCTGGTGGAGGCTGAGGAAAGTAACTGCAATGTGTCGCCTCAAAGCAGTCAGCACACCTTCTCCTGCCCGACAAACAACTCCACCCTTAGGCCAGACTTTCTCGAAACGAGAACGAATAAGCCATCTGTTTCAGTAGCGAGCAACAATCTCCCGCAGCGCTTTGGGGCAGCAGAGAAGCCGAGGATTTGGTCTCTGGCGCACACGGCAGCCTCCAGTACTCTGACGGGCTGTCAGAGTGGCCAGTCCCGGACAGTGAGGTACTGCGCCGAGGTGAGGCCGTCCCAAGGCACGGTGAACCAAGTAGATGATATCATTTCTCTCCGAGACTCTTCACAGGCAGCCCGCATTCTGAGAACTTCTGCGTTCAATTTGCAAACGCTTGTAGCCACTGGTCAGCTGCACTGTGCTTCTTATCCTGCACTAGACAACTGCCAGTATACATCAGGGACTGAAG GATTTTTGAGAAACGTGAAACCTGATATGGGAGCGGCAGATATCGCCGAAACGTGTCTACTTCACCAAGAAGAGAAAGTGAGGACAGCCTTCAGACCTGTGCTGAAGAGGTGA